Proteins co-encoded in one Arthrobacter sp. ERGS1:01 genomic window:
- a CDS encoding LOG family protein, producing MNAPLAPRARTVDVEDVERFDALLEAGAASMHGWHFQAVDLRGRSSELVRLRASGAIFMGCTFAEGIEELLRSRGALIFPTLPHIPFNAYRGRLYTGAELYAGISGTEYEAVPDARIYQWTMQAGSGRALNATLATAMHDHAISDALDDVLDGCAAAGTPVVGVMGGHVAARGSAEYAQAARLGRSLARQGFMVATGGGPGAMEAANLGAYLSTYDDDALDGALATLGAVPGFRPSITEWARAAQAVLAGYPSGAPSIGIPTWFYGHEPPNVFATHIAKYFANSIREAVLLARSNGGIIFLPGAAGTVQEIFQDACENYYAADGAVTPMILVGRTHWEQELPVQPLLAALGRGRAMAANVHVVETVDEACAVLASRPTLLQ from the coding sequence GTGAACGCACCCCTTGCCCCGCGCGCCCGCACCGTCGATGTTGAGGATGTGGAACGCTTTGACGCCTTGCTCGAGGCCGGCGCCGCCTCCATGCACGGCTGGCATTTCCAGGCCGTGGACTTGCGCGGGCGTTCCAGCGAGCTGGTGCGGCTGCGGGCGTCGGGCGCCATTTTCATGGGCTGCACGTTCGCCGAGGGAATCGAGGAACTGCTGCGCTCCCGCGGGGCGTTGATCTTCCCCACGCTGCCGCACATCCCGTTCAACGCCTACCGGGGACGCCTCTATACCGGGGCGGAACTGTACGCGGGCATCAGCGGCACCGAGTATGAGGCCGTCCCGGACGCCAGGATCTACCAGTGGACCATGCAGGCAGGCTCTGGCCGTGCCTTGAACGCCACGCTTGCCACGGCCATGCACGATCACGCGATTTCCGACGCCCTTGACGACGTCCTTGACGGCTGCGCGGCCGCGGGGACTCCCGTGGTGGGCGTGATGGGCGGGCATGTGGCCGCCCGCGGAAGTGCCGAGTATGCCCAGGCCGCCCGCTTGGGCCGTTCGTTGGCCCGCCAGGGGTTCATGGTGGCCACGGGCGGCGGCCCCGGCGCCATGGAGGCCGCCAATCTGGGCGCGTATCTGTCCACGTACGACGACGACGCCCTGGACGGCGCGCTGGCCACCCTGGGTGCCGTGCCCGGTTTCCGGCCCTCGATCACCGAATGGGCCCGTGCGGCGCAGGCGGTCCTGGCCGGGTATCCGTCGGGTGCGCCGAGCATCGGCATCCCCACCTGGTTCTACGGCCACGAACCGCCCAATGTGTTCGCCACCCACATCGCCAAGTACTTTGCGAACTCCATCCGGGAGGCGGTCCTGCTGGCACGCTCCAATGGCGGGATCATCTTCCTGCCCGGCGCGGCCGGCACGGTGCAGGAGATCTTCCAGGACGCCTGCGAGAACTATTACGCGGCCGACGGCGCCGTCACCCCGATGATCCTGGTGGGCAGGACGCATTGGGAGCAGGAATTGCCCGTGCAACCGCTGTTGGCGGCGCTGGGGCGGGGCCGGGCCATGGCGGCGAATGTGCACGTCGTCGAAACCGTCGACGAGGCGTGCGCGGTGCTCGCCTCCCGGCCCACCCTGTTGCAGTAG
- a CDS encoding NADH-ubiquinone oxidoreductase-F iron-sulfur binding region domain-containing protein, producing the protein MTARVEEPVDETVPALGATRLFAAGGQAGYATHRATFGELPWRELETTFLPELEASGLSGRGGAAFPAWRKMALLAGARRTGRRVPRASTPVLIANGAEGEPLSVKDATLLHNAPHLVIDGLLAAAKVTGARTIFIYTGVGNLAPVTTALAERDDAGAVTLVEAPDTFVAGQSSAVVNFLETGRALPRTMATRLGEAGFKGRPTLLSNVESWAHMALIARYGAAWFRAQGTQPDPGTRLVSISGDVPAETVLEVPGGAPLEAVLASAGVGPDAVGAVLVGGFHGRWVRPAGMRLAAGEQSAQSVRPGAGVLHVLGHGRCGLAATATMVSYLAGESARQCGPCLFGLPALAGLMGRLAAGAGAGRADADLVAEVQRMGELVAGRGACHHPDGTVQLIRSALETFADDVPWHLAGQCLAGQHLAEGGSR; encoded by the coding sequence ATGACCGCGAGGGTGGAGGAACCGGTGGATGAGACCGTGCCGGCCCTCGGAGCAACCCGGCTTTTTGCCGCGGGCGGGCAGGCCGGATATGCGACGCACCGCGCCACCTTCGGGGAGCTGCCGTGGCGCGAGTTGGAGACCACGTTCCTGCCGGAACTGGAGGCATCCGGGCTTTCGGGCCGCGGTGGCGCCGCATTCCCGGCGTGGCGGAAAATGGCACTACTGGCCGGTGCCCGGCGAACGGGCCGGCGCGTGCCGCGGGCTTCGACCCCCGTGCTCATCGCCAACGGCGCCGAAGGGGAGCCGCTGAGCGTTAAGGACGCCACGCTGCTGCACAACGCCCCGCACCTGGTCATCGACGGGCTGCTGGCCGCCGCAAAGGTCACCGGCGCCCGCACCATCTTCATCTACACGGGCGTCGGCAACCTGGCACCGGTGACAACGGCGCTCGCCGAACGTGACGACGCCGGGGCGGTGACCCTGGTGGAGGCGCCCGATACCTTCGTCGCCGGCCAATCCAGCGCCGTCGTCAACTTCCTGGAAACCGGCCGGGCCCTGCCACGAACCATGGCCACGAGGCTGGGCGAGGCCGGATTCAAGGGCCGGCCCACGCTGCTGAGCAATGTGGAAAGCTGGGCGCACATGGCTTTGATCGCCCGCTACGGCGCCGCATGGTTCCGGGCGCAGGGGACGCAGCCTGATCCCGGTACCCGGCTGGTGTCGATTTCCGGGGACGTCCCCGCGGAGACGGTGCTTGAGGTGCCCGGCGGAGCCCCACTGGAGGCGGTGCTGGCGTCCGCCGGGGTAGGGCCCGACGCCGTTGGCGCGGTTTTGGTGGGCGGCTTCCACGGCCGCTGGGTGCGGCCCGCTGGAATGCGCCTTGCTGCGGGGGAGCAATCCGCCCAAAGCGTCCGGCCCGGCGCGGGAGTGCTGCACGTGCTGGGCCACGGACGGTGCGGGCTGGCCGCGACGGCCACCATGGTCAGTTATTTGGCGGGGGAGTCGGCGCGGCAATGCGGCCCCTGCCTGTTTGGACTGCCCGCGCTGGCCGGGCTCATGGGCAGGCTGGCTGCGGGTGCCGGCGCCGGCCGGGCGGACGCCGATTTGGTGGCTGAGGTGCAGCGCATGGGTGAGCTGGTGGCTGGCCGGGGCGCCT
- a CDS encoding cupin domain-containing protein, whose protein sequence is MKALPVEPSAAPVAIGSRIRAARQSQRLTIEHVADATGLTKGFLSRVERDLTSPSVASLVTLCQVLSVSIGDLFAVPETHLTRAGEGPRISLGGEGIVERLLTARSERRLQILAATIEPYGSGESELYAVDCDVDVLHIISGELTLIMTQDSYDLKAGDTLSFPGREPHSWENRSATPVEALWILVPAASGSAG, encoded by the coding sequence ATGAAAGCGTTGCCCGTGGAGCCCAGTGCGGCGCCGGTGGCCATAGGGTCGCGAATCCGGGCCGCCCGCCAGTCACAGCGACTCACCATTGAGCACGTGGCGGACGCGACAGGCCTGACCAAGGGTTTCCTGAGCAGGGTTGAGCGCGATCTCACCTCTCCTAGTGTCGCGTCATTGGTGACGTTGTGCCAAGTTCTCTCCGTGTCCATCGGCGACCTTTTCGCGGTCCCCGAGACGCACCTCACACGCGCCGGCGAGGGGCCCCGAATCTCCCTGGGCGGCGAGGGCATCGTGGAGCGACTGCTCACCGCCCGGTCCGAACGCAGGCTGCAAATCCTGGCCGCCACGATTGAACCCTATGGAAGCGGCGAATCCGAACTTTATGCCGTGGACTGCGACGTCGACGTGCTGCACATCATCAGCGGCGAACTGACCCTGATCATGACCCAGGACTCGTACGACCTCAAGGCCGGCGACACCCTGTCCTTCCCCGGCCGTGAGCCGCACTCCTGGGAAAACCGCTCGGCCACGCCGGTCGAGGCGCTGTGGATCCTGGTGCCCGCGGCCTCCGGTTCGGCCGGGTAG
- a CDS encoding FAD:protein FMN transferase produces MAGLGDLSEQSWSAHSWRVWGLDASLVVTAPAQLQAAVGMARCALDAVDLAASRFRDDSELAVRRAELVHGATVSPLLATLMESALAAARWTGGAVDPTLGNDLITLGYDKDFAALAPDNGAATGAVGLAPQACRPARSVPGWERISLDGRFLTVPADITIDLGATAKAVAADLAAARIAEALGCGVLVNLGGDLATAGPAPDDAGGRWQILVQDTADDPAQQVAVPAGGALATSSTVKRRWQQGHAVRHHILDPRFGLPVDAVWRSVSVAAPTALAANAFSTAAIVKGHAAVAWLRGEGSSARLVDQQGRVITTGDWPAQAPADALRTAEAVVSRG; encoded by the coding sequence ATGGCAGGCCTCGGAGACCTCAGCGAACAAAGCTGGTCCGCGCACTCCTGGCGGGTGTGGGGCCTCGACGCCTCGCTGGTGGTCACCGCGCCCGCACAACTCCAGGCGGCCGTGGGCATGGCGCGCTGCGCGCTCGACGCCGTCGACCTCGCCGCCAGCCGCTTCCGTGACGATTCGGAACTGGCCGTTCGCCGGGCGGAGCTGGTGCACGGCGCCACGGTGTCCCCGCTGCTGGCCACGCTGATGGAGTCGGCGCTGGCCGCGGCCCGCTGGACCGGCGGCGCCGTGGATCCCACCCTGGGCAACGACCTCATCACGCTGGGATACGACAAGGACTTCGCCGCACTCGCTCCGGACAATGGAGCCGCCACCGGGGCTGTTGGCCTTGCGCCGCAGGCATGCCGGCCAGCCCGGAGTGTGCCTGGGTGGGAACGCATCAGCCTGGACGGCCGCTTCCTGACCGTCCCGGCCGACATCACGATCGACCTGGGCGCCACGGCCAAGGCTGTTGCAGCCGACCTGGCGGCGGCGCGCATCGCCGAAGCCCTGGGCTGCGGGGTGCTGGTCAACCTGGGCGGCGACCTCGCCACGGCCGGTCCCGCCCCGGACGACGCCGGCGGCCGCTGGCAGATCCTGGTCCAGGACACGGCGGACGACCCCGCCCAGCAGGTCGCCGTACCGGCCGGCGGTGCGCTGGCCACCTCAAGCACCGTCAAGCGGCGCTGGCAGCAGGGCCATGCCGTGCGGCACCACATCCTCGACCCCCGCTTTGGCCTGCCCGTGGACGCTGTGTGGCGCAGCGTCTCCGTGGCTGCACCCACCGCGCTCGCCGCCAACGCGTTCAGTACGGCGGCGATCGTCAAGGGCCATGCCGCCGTTGCCTGGCTGCGCGGCGAGGGTTCCAGTGCACGCCTTGTTGATCAACAGGGCAGGGTCATCACGACGGGCGACTGGCCCGCCCAGGCCCCGGCGGACGCGCTCAGGACGGCAGAGGCGGTGGTGAGCCGTGGATGA
- a CDS encoding VIT1/CCC1 transporter family protein produces MPERVPTPAEIKRWRQYLADERAEASVYRDLAQRRDGEEKAILLALAQAEGRHEQHWLNLLGEHADHAVHPSARNRLLGLLARRFGSVFVLALAQRSESRSPYASDVDATDAMAADEAIHEEVVRGLATRGRNRLSGSFRAAVFGANDGLVSNLSLVMGMAATGVGSQVVLFSGIAGLLAGALSMGAGEFVSVRSQRELLDASLPTQVTLSAAPSLDLENNELVLVYLARGMSRETAEHRAAERMGQFTCDCDPSLSLQPDKFEEADDHETLGTAWGAASSSFCFFASGAIIPILPFLFGMTGIGALALSCALVGLTLMGTGAVVGLLSGASPLWRGLRQLGIGMGAAAATYVLGLLFGSVIG; encoded by the coding sequence ATGCCCGAGCGTGTACCCACCCCCGCTGAAATCAAGCGGTGGCGACAATATTTGGCCGATGAACGGGCCGAAGCGTCCGTCTACCGTGATCTTGCCCAACGCCGCGACGGCGAGGAAAAAGCCATCCTGCTGGCCCTGGCCCAGGCCGAAGGCCGGCACGAACAGCACTGGCTGAACCTGCTCGGCGAACATGCCGACCATGCCGTGCACCCTTCGGCCCGCAACCGGCTGTTGGGCCTGCTGGCCCGCCGCTTCGGCTCCGTCTTTGTGCTGGCCCTGGCGCAGCGCTCCGAATCCCGCTCCCCCTACGCGTCCGACGTCGACGCCACCGATGCGATGGCCGCCGACGAGGCGATCCATGAGGAAGTGGTCCGCGGGCTTGCCACGCGCGGGCGCAACCGGCTCTCCGGTTCGTTCCGGGCCGCCGTCTTTGGCGCCAACGACGGCCTGGTCAGCAACCTGTCCCTGGTGATGGGTATGGCGGCCACCGGCGTGGGCAGCCAGGTGGTCCTGTTCAGCGGCATCGCCGGGCTCCTGGCCGGGGCGTTGTCCATGGGTGCCGGGGAGTTTGTTTCCGTCCGGTCCCAGCGCGAACTGCTCGACGCCTCCCTCCCCACCCAGGTCACGCTGTCCGCGGCACCGTCCTTGGACCTCGAGAACAACGAACTGGTGCTGGTCTACCTGGCCCGCGGCATGTCCCGTGAAACGGCCGAGCACCGGGCAGCCGAACGCATGGGCCAGTTCACCTGCGACTGCGACCCCAGCCTGTCCCTGCAGCCGGACAAGTTCGAGGAAGCCGACGACCACGAAACCCTGGGCACCGCCTGGGGTGCGGCAAGCTCCAGCTTCTGCTTCTTCGCCTCCGGCGCCATCATCCCCATCCTGCCGTTCCTGTTCGGCATGACGGGCATCGGCGCCCTGGCATTGTCCTGCGCCCTGGTGGGCCTGACGCTCATGGGCACGGGCGCCGTCGTCGGCCTGCTCTCCGGGGCATCACCGCTGTGGCGTGGCCTGCGCCAGCTGGGCATCGGCATGGGTGCAGCCGCGGCCACCTACGTGCTGGGCCTGCTGTTCGGATCGGTCATCGGCTAG
- a CDS encoding sodium:solute symporter, whose product MLAFGWWGKSRTKNNSDFLVAGRRLGPFLYTGTMAAVVLGGASTVGGVGLGYKFGISGMWLVVAIGVGVLLLSLLFAGTIQKLKIYTVSQMLSLRYGQEATKASGIVMLAYTIMISATSTGAYATIFVVLFGWERWLAIAVGGAIVLVYSTIGGMWSITLADQVQFIIKTVGIFFLMLPFTFNAAGGLDGIKSRLDASFFQWDGIGVSTIVTFFVVYTLGILIGQDIWQRVFTAKNPTVARWGGSTAGIYCILYGVAGALIGLAARVALPHIDVASLGKDAVYAEVATNILPIGIGGLVMAAAVAAMMSTASGALIAAATVARADVVPFVASWFGKKIDNSDSSNPEHDIKGNRMYVLGLGLLVVLISILASDVVFALTVAYDILVGGLLVAIIGGLVWKRGTGLGAAWSMAAGCAVTLGLLVLYGTGVLHSLDPFNDGIYANEPIYFGLAASLVVYVVVSLLSPPTPAHIRKGWDDRLAAAATDSNADDIKSVVNG is encoded by the coding sequence ATGCTGGCCTTTGGCTGGTGGGGTAAGTCGCGCACCAAGAACAACAGCGACTTCCTCGTGGCCGGCCGCCGCCTTGGCCCCTTCCTCTACACGGGCACCATGGCCGCCGTCGTCCTCGGCGGCGCCTCCACCGTGGGCGGCGTCGGGCTTGGCTACAAGTTCGGCATCTCCGGCATGTGGCTCGTGGTCGCTATTGGCGTGGGCGTGCTGCTGCTGAGCCTGCTCTTTGCCGGCACCATCCAAAAGCTGAAGATCTACACGGTCTCCCAGATGCTGAGCCTGCGCTACGGCCAGGAAGCCACCAAGGCTTCCGGCATCGTGATGCTCGCCTACACGATCATGATTTCCGCGACGTCCACGGGCGCCTACGCCACCATCTTCGTGGTGCTGTTTGGCTGGGAGCGCTGGCTGGCCATCGCGGTGGGCGGCGCCATTGTGCTGGTCTACTCCACGATTGGCGGCATGTGGTCCATCACCCTGGCCGACCAGGTCCAGTTCATCATCAAGACCGTGGGCATCTTCTTCCTCATGCTCCCCTTCACCTTCAACGCCGCCGGCGGCTTGGACGGCATCAAGTCCCGCCTCGACGCGAGCTTCTTCCAGTGGGACGGGATCGGCGTCAGCACCATCGTGACGTTCTTCGTGGTCTACACGCTGGGCATCCTGATCGGCCAGGACATCTGGCAGCGCGTCTTCACCGCCAAGAACCCCACGGTGGCCCGCTGGGGCGGCTCCACGGCCGGCATCTACTGCATCCTGTACGGTGTGGCCGGCGCCCTGATCGGCCTCGCCGCCCGCGTGGCACTGCCGCACATTGACGTTGCCTCACTCGGCAAGGACGCCGTCTACGCCGAGGTGGCCACCAACATCCTGCCCATCGGCATCGGCGGCCTGGTCATGGCCGCCGCCGTGGCCGCCATGATGTCCACCGCCTCCGGCGCCTTGATCGCCGCCGCCACCGTGGCCCGCGCCGACGTGGTCCCGTTCGTGGCCAGCTGGTTCGGCAAGAAGATCGACAACTCCGACTCCTCCAACCCCGAGCACGACATCAAGGGCAACCGCATGTACGTGCTGGGCCTGGGCCTGCTGGTGGTGCTGATTTCCATCCTCGCCTCCGACGTCGTGTTTGCCCTGACCGTGGCCTACGACATCCTGGTGGGCGGCCTGCTCGTGGCCATCATCGGCGGCCTTGTCTGGAAGCGCGGCACGGGACTGGGCGCTGCCTGGTCCATGGCCGCCGGTTGCGCGGTCACCCTGGGCCTGCTGGTCCTCTACGGCACCGGCGTGCTGCACAGCCTCGACCCGTTCAACGACGGCATCTACGCCAACGAACCCATCTACTTCGGCCTGGCCGCCTCCCTGGTGGTCTACGTAGTAGTGTCGCTGCTGAGCCCGCCCACCCCGGCCCACATCCGCAAGGGCTGGGACGACCGCCTGGCCGCTGCGGCCACGGACTCCAACGCCGACGACATCAAGTCAGTCGTCAACGGCTAA
- a CDS encoding ferric reductase-like transmembrane domain-containing protein has product MAVIFLVFHVGSLMLDSFARLNPVDVVVPFLGSYKPFWQGLGTVALDLLAAVVLTSMFRQRLGQRGFRLVHWLSYAMWPVAVAHSLGNGSDGTSAPVIAATVVSVVAVLAAVAWRVSAGFLETAKLRTGRLP; this is encoded by the coding sequence ATGGCGGTGATCTTCCTGGTCTTCCACGTGGGTTCGCTCATGCTCGACTCCTTTGCCCGGCTAAACCCGGTGGATGTGGTGGTGCCGTTCCTGGGCAGTTACAAACCGTTCTGGCAGGGACTCGGCACGGTGGCACTTGACCTTTTGGCCGCCGTCGTCCTGACCAGCATGTTCCGGCAACGCCTGGGGCAACGCGGATTCCGCCTGGTCCACTGGCTGAGCTACGCCATGTGGCCCGTGGCGGTGGCCCACTCGCTGGGCAACGGCAGCGACGGAACCAGTGCCCCCGTCATCGCCGCGACCGTCGTGTCGGTGGTGGCCGTGCTGGCCGCCGTCGCATGGCGGGTCTCGGCGGGGTTCCTGGAGACGGCCAAGCTGCGCACGGGGAGGCTGCCATGA